One Caldibacillus debilis DSM 16016 DNA segment encodes these proteins:
- a CDS encoding (Fe-S)-binding protein — MSSLTKQRSVQQDFREKMDEDELLNCMRCGFCLPACPTYIETGKEYYSPRGRIALMKAVRDGMIDAYEEVEHTLNVCLGCRACEPVCPAGVKYGHLLEEARHIFEQYKTRSLPVKAVRKTVFEGLFPHQNRMQAATSLVGFYQRSGLQKVARKIGFLKLFPKTMAEMEKILPDVPKKKEMKGRRRHFPPIGEKKATVAFFAGCLMDTLFLKTNENTIRLLQLAGCEVVVPENQGCCGALHGHSGEKEKAKELAKRNIEAFEQTDADHIVLNAGGCGGYLVDYDHLLKDEKDWRERAKRFKNKVKDITEILVELEFHKNVPLHLPGQILTYQDSCHLRNVMGVHDAPRKLLQAIEGAAFVELEGADKCCGSAGIYNILQPEMANQILDHKMEKVKMTNACTIVTTNPGCLMQMKMGIERHGLSGTMRAVHIADLLMEASVEKGNMGLQ, encoded by the coding sequence ATGTCCTCCTTGACAAAACAGAGATCCGTCCAGCAGGACTTTCGGGAAAAAATGGACGAGGACGAACTGTTAAACTGCATGCGTTGCGGATTCTGCCTCCCCGCATGCCCCACCTATATCGAAACGGGAAAAGAATATTATTCTCCCCGGGGAAGGATCGCCTTAATGAAGGCCGTCCGCGACGGCATGATCGACGCCTACGAGGAAGTGGAGCATACCCTGAACGTATGCCTCGGATGCCGGGCCTGCGAACCCGTTTGCCCCGCGGGGGTAAAATACGGACATCTTTTGGAGGAAGCCCGCCACATCTTCGAGCAGTACAAAACCCGCTCCCTGCCCGTCAAAGCGGTCCGCAAAACCGTGTTTGAAGGGCTGTTCCCCCATCAGAACCGGATGCAGGCGGCAACGAGCCTGGTCGGCTTTTACCAGCGTTCGGGATTGCAGAAAGTGGCGAGGAAAATCGGTTTTCTCAAGCTGTTCCCGAAAACGATGGCGGAAATGGAGAAAATTTTGCCGGATGTCCCGAAGAAAAAAGAGATGAAAGGCCGCAGGCGGCATTTCCCGCCCATCGGGGAAAAGAAGGCGACCGTCGCATTTTTTGCCGGCTGCTTAATGGATACTTTGTTTCTCAAAACCAATGAAAATACGATCCGCCTGCTGCAGCTGGCGGGCTGCGAAGTCGTCGTTCCGGAAAACCAGGGATGCTGCGGGGCGCTCCACGGCCACAGCGGCGAAAAGGAAAAGGCGAAAGAATTGGCAAAACGAAATATTGAGGCCTTCGAACAAACGGATGCGGATCATATCGTCCTCAACGCCGGCGGCTGCGGCGGCTACTTGGTCGATTACGACCATTTATTGAAAGATGAAAAAGACTGGCGCGAACGGGCAAAACGTTTCAAAAACAAGGTAAAAGACATTACGGAAATCTTGGTGGAATTGGAATTTCACAAAAACGTCCCCCTGCATTTGCCCGGACAAATCCTTACCTACCAGGATTCCTGCCATTTGCGGAACGTAATGGGGGTGCATGACGCGCCCCGGAAACTGCTTCAGGCGATCGAAGGGGCCGCCTTCGTGGAACTGGAAGGCGCGGACAAATGCTGCGGTTCGGCCGGGATTTATAATATTCTGCAGCCCGAGATGGCCAATCAAATCCTCGATCATAAAATGGAAAAGGTCAAAATGACCAATGCCTGCACCATCGTCACCACCAACCCGGGATGCCTGATGCAAATGAAAATGGGAATCGAACGGCACGGCCTTTCCGGAACGATGCGCGCGGTGCATATTGCGGATTTATTGATGGAAGCATCCGTGGAAAAAGGGAATATGGGATTACAATAA
- the ptsG gene encoding glucose-specific PTS transporter subunit IIBC yields the protein MNSFFEKAQQFGKSFMLPIAVLPAAGLLLGIGGALSNPNTVKAYPFLDIAWLQGIFTIMSSAGNIIFANLAILFAIGVAVGLAKTDKGTAGLAGMLGFLVMNATISALLTITGQVNTENPASVGQGSVLGIHSLETGVFGGVICGILVAWLHNRYNKKQLPQFLGFFSGSRFVPIISSFAAILLGAVMFIVWPFVQSGIYKMGGIVEATGYVGTLIYGFVLRLLGPFGLHHIFYMPFWTTSLGGSMIIDGNLVEGTQRIFFAQLADPDTEKFYIGTSRFMSGRFITMMFGLIGAAYAIYKTAKPEKKKVVAGLMGSAALTSFLTGITEPIEFSFLFIAPFLYVLHAFLDGLAFMMAHIFQITIGQTFSGGFIDFILFGILQGNDKTNWMIVPLIGIPWFFVYYFLFSFFIKKFDLKTPGREDDEETTIVTGSAERAQRIIDALGGKENLVNVDCCATRLRVTVNDPGAVNEELLKKTGAKGVLMKGKGIQIIYGPQVTIIKNEISEIVGE from the coding sequence ATGAATAGTTTCTTCGAGAAAGCCCAGCAATTCGGGAAGTCGTTTATGCTTCCTATTGCCGTATTGCCTGCGGCAGGGTTATTATTGGGAATTGGAGGAGCCCTGTCCAATCCGAATACGGTTAAGGCCTATCCGTTTTTGGATATCGCATGGCTCCAAGGGATCTTTACCATCATGTCCAGTGCCGGAAATATCATCTTTGCCAACCTCGCCATTCTTTTTGCCATCGGTGTGGCGGTGGGATTAGCCAAAACTGACAAAGGAACGGCCGGACTTGCGGGAATGCTCGGTTTCCTTGTCATGAATGCGACGATCTCCGCCCTGTTAACCATCACCGGACAAGTGAATACAGAAAATCCCGCATCTGTCGGTCAAGGGTCCGTCCTCGGCATTCATTCCCTCGAAACAGGGGTATTCGGAGGTGTAATTTGCGGTATTTTGGTGGCATGGCTTCATAATCGTTATAATAAAAAACAGCTCCCCCAATTTTTGGGATTTTTCAGCGGTTCACGATTCGTCCCGATCATTTCTTCCTTTGCCGCCATCCTGTTGGGTGCGGTCATGTTTATCGTATGGCCATTTGTCCAGTCCGGCATCTATAAAATGGGAGGAATTGTGGAAGCGACCGGTTATGTCGGGACATTGATCTACGGTTTCGTCCTCCGTCTGCTTGGCCCCTTCGGCCTTCATCACATCTTTTATATGCCTTTCTGGACGACGAGTTTGGGCGGTTCCATGATCATCGACGGCAATCTTGTCGAAGGGACGCAACGTATCTTTTTCGCCCAGCTGGCTGATCCGGATACCGAAAAATTTTACATCGGAACTTCCCGCTTCATGTCCGGAAGATTCATTACGATGATGTTCGGTTTAATCGGGGCGGCTTATGCCATTTATAAAACGGCAAAACCGGAAAAGAAGAAAGTGGTCGCAGGATTGATGGGATCGGCCGCTTTGACGTCTTTCCTGACCGGGATTACGGAACCGATCGAATTCTCATTCCTGTTTATCGCACCGTTCCTTTATGTTTTGCACGCCTTTTTAGACGGTTTGGCTTTCATGATGGCCCATATTTTCCAGATCACCATCGGGCAAACCTTTTCCGGCGGCTTCATCGATTTTATCCTGTTCGGCATTCTCCAAGGGAATGATAAAACCAACTGGATGATCGTTCCGTTAATCGGAATTCCTTGGTTTTTCGTCTACTATTTCCTGTTCTCTTTCTTTATCAAAAAATTCGATTTAAAAACCCCGGGGCGGGAAGACGATGAAGAAACAACTATCGTCACCGGTTCGGCCGAAAGGGCCCAAAGGATCATCGACGCGTTGGGCGGCAAGGAAAATTTGGTGAACGTCGACTGCTGCGCCACACGTCTGCGGGTGACGGTCAACGACCCCGGTGCCGTCAATGAAGAACTGTTGAAGAAGACCGGGGCAAAAGGGGTATTGATGAAAGGAAAAGGAATCCAAATTATATACGGACCTCAGGTGACGATCATCAAAAATGAAATTTCCGAAATTGTAGGTGAGTAG